The following are encoded together in the Planococcus antarcticus DSM 14505 genome:
- a CDS encoding GNAT family N-acetyltransferase — MLKVKIAENQLEKEQAFDIRRKVFVEEQHVPIHIEMDEYDDTAIHFVGYQLEQPIAAGRIREVEAGLGKVERVCVLSEYRGQHIGVLMMNEMEEHARANGIFRLKLNAQTHALAFYEKLGYDITSDEFMDAGIPHKSMEKIVN, encoded by the coding sequence GTGCTGAAAGTAAAAATTGCTGAAAACCAACTGGAAAAAGAACAGGCTTTTGATATTCGCAGAAAAGTTTTCGTAGAGGAACAACACGTTCCAATTCACATTGAAATGGATGAATACGATGACACTGCGATTCATTTTGTCGGCTACCAGCTCGAACAGCCAATTGCTGCGGGGCGAATCCGTGAAGTGGAAGCAGGTCTTGGAAAGGTTGAGCGGGTATGCGTACTTTCTGAATACCGCGGCCAACACATCGGCGTTCTGATGATGAATGAGATGGAGGAGCATGCACGGGCAAACGGCATTTTTAGGCTCAAATTGAATGCCCAGACCCATGCTTTAGCTTTCTATGAGAAACTCGGCTATGACATCACATCCGATGAATTCATGGATGCTGGTATTCCCCATAAGTCGATGGAGAAAATCGTGAACTAA